In Aspergillus fumigatus Af293 chromosome 2, whole genome shotgun sequence, a genomic segment contains:
- the pepP gene encoding aminopeptidase P family protein, with protein MMAAVDAILAGKYPAKAHARRVAESLQSYRNGCPGIVYLEAQKTRLIEDNDEPAPFRQRRPFFYLSGCPLPDSCLVYDLSEDQLTLFIPPVDPEDVIWSGLPMSTEEAQNQYDVDRVLVTTELNSTLASIVSSHGGKAIAFTIADQVSESTQFHGFSEVNHSVLKGVIEQSRVVKDEYEVALLRKANDISAKAHIAAIKASQTAVNEREIEGAFIATCIANGAREQSYHPIVACGENGATLHYGKNDDTLIDPVTNQKKRNVLIDAGGEYRTYCADITRVIPVGGKFTAETRQIYDIVLQMQTECIAMLKEGVQWEDVHAHAHRVAIRGLLKLGILRGAEDEIFEKRVSVAFFPHGLGHYLGMDTHDTGGNPNYADKDTMFRYLRVRGRLPAGSVITVEPGVYFCRFIIEPYIKSPESNKYIDTNVLDRYWRVGGVRIEDNVLVTKDGYDNLTTAPKAVDELERLAAS; from the exons ATGATGGCCGCGGTAGATGCAATTCTGGCGGGCAAGTATCCGGCGAAAGCGCATGCGCGCCGTGTTGCCGAAAGTCTCCAGTCTTACAGAAATGGCTGTCCTGGAATTGTCTATCTGGAGGCTCAAAAAACTCGGTTGATTGAAGACAATGACGAGCCGGCTCCCTTTAG ACAACGTCGACCATTCTTCTACCTATCTGGATGTCCTCTACCGGACTCTTGTCTGGTTTACGATCTGAGTGAGGACCAACTTACTCTGTTCATTCCTCCAGTTGACCCGGAGGATGTGATCTGGTCCGGTCTCCCCATGTCTACTGAGGAGGCTCAAAACCAATACGACGTCGATCGCGTGTTGGTGACTACTGAACTCAATAGCACGCTCGCGTCAATTGTTTCCAGCCATGGTGGTAAGGCCATTGCTTTTACCATTGCAGATCAAGTCTCCGAAAGCACGCAATTCCACGGCTTCTCCGAGGTGAACCACTCCGTGCTGAAGGGAGTCATCGAGCAGTCTCGCGTGGTCAAGGATGAGTATGAAGTGGCGTTACTGAGGAAAGCAAATGATATTTCCGCCAAGGCGCACATTGCAGCTATTAAGGCATCTCAAACTGCCGTGAATGAGCGTGAAATCGAGGGCGCTTTTATTGCAACCTGTATCGCTAATGGGGCTCGAGAGCAGTCCTATCACCCTATCGTCGCTTGTGGCGAGAATGGTGCCACTCTTCACTATGGGAAGAATGATGATACCCTAATCGACCCCGTGACAAATCAGAAGAAACGCAACGTACTTATTGATGCCGGTGGAGAGTATCGCACCTACTGTGCAGACATCACTCGCGTTATCCCCGTAGGGGGGAAATTCACTGCAGAAACGCGGCAGATCTACGATATTGTCCTGCAAATGCAGACAGAATGTATTGCAATGCTTAAGGAAGGCGTTCAGTGGGAGGATGTGCATGCGCATGCCCACCGTGTTGCAATTCGAGGCCTCCTCAAATTAGGCATTCTGCGAGGCGCCGAGGACGAGATATTTGAAAAGAGAGTCAGTGTTGCGTTTTTCCCCCATGGTCTCGGACATTATCTGGGAATGGACACTCATGATACCGGCGGCAATCCCAATTACGCGGATAAGGATACCATGTTCCGGTACCTTCGAGTCAGAGGTCGTTTGCCTGCGGGCTCAGTGATCACCGTCGAGCCAGGC GTATATTTCTGTCGGTTTATCATCGAGCCTTACATCAAGTCCCCCGAGTCAAACAAATACATCGATACCAACGTCCTCGACCGTTATTGGAGGGTTGGGGGTGTCCGCATTGAAGACAACGTTCTTGTGACCAAGGACGGATACGATAATCTAACCACGGCGCCAAAGGCTGTTGATGAACTAGAGAGACTAGCTGCATCCTAA
- the tipA gene encoding TIP41 family protein has product MNAAAVSPGVQRPNVISVKGFRIITQKLPILKAEPIEEMTKRLGIAPPEMIFGDNHVTIESENKDWGITFNAFDALDRVDKTGTSMLRVAHSKEWQKSREKAHEGIKDVVKPFDWSYTTDYTGTVHPNSRPFETTTKPIPIELLKRPDPILFFDEVILYEDELADNGIAMLSCKIRVMPDRLLLLSRFFMRLDNVLFRLRDTRLYVDFESKEVIREYQSKECDYERVRQSLATTRDDIPAIMRDPNRLSDILPLIEKRLEKVTLDA; this is encoded by the exons ATGAATGCCGCCGCAGTTTCCCCAGGCGTCCAGAGACCCAACGTTATCTCGGTGAAAGGATTCAGAATAATAACTCAGAAGCTCCCTATTTTGAAAGCTGAGCCTATCGAGGAGATGACGAAAAGGTTGGGTATTGCACCGCCGGAAATGATCTTCGGCGACAACCATGTCACCATCGAATCTGAAAATAAGGACTGGGGCATTACCTTCAATGCATTTGACGCGCTGGATCGTGTCGACAAGACGGGCACCTCTATGCTCAGAGTCGCGCATTCAAAGGAATGGCAAAAGAGCAG GGAGAAAGCACACGAAGGTATCAAGGACGTTGTCAAACCATTCGATTGGTCCTACACCACAGATTATACGGGCACTGTTCATCCCAACAGTCGACCCTTTGAGACAACCACAAAGCCCATACCTATCGAGTTACTGAAGCGCCCAGATCCGATACTTTTCTTTGATGAGGTCATCCTGTACGAAGATGAACTGGCTGACAACGGCATTGCTATGCTGTCCTGCAAGATTCGCGTAATGCCAGACAGGCTTCTGCTGCTCTCAAGATTTTTCATGAGGCTCGATAACGTACTCTTCCGGCTTCGAGATACCAGATTATATGTCGACTTTGAGAGTAAGGAGGTCATTAGAGAGTATCAATCCAAGGAATGCGATTACGAAAGAGTCCGCCAG TCTCTAGCGACGACGAGAGACGATATCCCGGCGATCATGAGAGACCCAAACAGGCTCTCTGATATACTTCCCCTCATAGAAAAGCGCTTGGAAAAAGTGACCCTGGATGCATAG
- a CDS encoding aurora family serine/threonine-protein kinase produces the protein MATKALEARFEHLSVKDDADHGRNGSTYSKHKGSLSTAVSLSGLGAAGQFNSGSSRSTLLKLALQNTNENKVNAMHTGSSPLKGAQSTLAHRDTDENGESRHTTPLYEQPGPKKLHLGMFEIGKPLGKGKFGRVYLAKERSSGFVCALKVLHKSELQQGGVQKQVRREIEIQSNLRHPNVLRLYGHFHDSKRIFLILEFAGRGELYKHLRKEHRFPEWKAAQYIAQMAAALKYLHKKHVMHRDIKPENILVGIHGEIKISDFGWSVHAPNNRRQTMCGTLDYLPPEMLKPNPQDNYYSEKVDLWSLGVLTYEFLVGEAPFEDTPVMTQRRIARADMTVPSFVSPEAKDLIKRLLVLDPDKRISLDEIQRHPWILKHCLKDDRVTKQSSGSSKEVKA, from the exons ATGGCTACAAAGGCGCTCGAGGCTCGTTTTGAGCATCTCTCtgtcaaagatgatgctgatcATGGAAGGAATGGCAGCACATACTCAAAGCACAAG GGCTCTTTGTCAACAGCGGTGTCCCTCTCAGGCCTCGGAGCCGCTGGGCAATTTAACAGTGGCTCAAGTCGATCAACCTTGTTAAAGCTTGCCTTGCAAAACACAAATGAGAACAAAGTGAATGCGATGCATACCGGCTCATCCCCTCTCAAGGGAGCTCAGAGCACATTGGCGCATCGTGACACAGATGAGAATGGAGAATCGCGACACACGACACCATTATACGAGCAGCCCGGCCCCAAAAAATTACATCTGGGAATGTTTGAGATCGGCAAGCCATTGGGAAAGGGGAAATTTGGTAGGGTTTACCTGGCCAAAGAGCGATCATCCGGCTTCGTTTGTGCTCTTAAAGTCCTGCACAAATCCGAGCTGCAGCAGGGGGGAGTGCAGAAGCAAGTTAGACGCGAGATTGAGATACAGAGCAACCTACGTCATCCCAACGTTCTCAGGCTTTACGGCCACTTCCATGATAGCAAACGAATTTTCTTGATTTTGGAGTTCGCCGGTCGAGGTGAGTTGTACAAGCACCTCCGGAAGGAGCATCGCTTTCCCGAGTGGAAGGCAGCTCAATATATTGCGCAGATGGCTGCCGCATTGAAGTACTTGCATAAGAAGCACGTCATGCATCGCGACATCAAGCCGGAGAACATACTCGTGGGAATCCACGGGGAAATCAAGATCAGTGACTTTGGGTGGAGTGTCCATGCGCCCAATAACAGAAGGCAGACGATGTGTGGAACACTGGATTATCTTCCCCCAGAAATGCTCAAACCCAACCCGCAAGACAATTACTATAGCGAAAAGGTCGATTTATGGAGCTTGGGCGTCTTAACTTATGAATTCTTGGTTGGGGAAGCGCCCTTTGAAGACACTCCCGTCATGACACAAAGACGGATTGCGAGAGCGGACATGACGGTGCCTTCATTTGTCAGCCCCGAAGCAAAAGATCTCATCAAGAGA TTGCTCGTTCTCGACCCAGACAAGCGTATTTCCCTTGATGAGATCCAGCGACATCCCTGGATCCTTAAACATTGCTTGAAGGATGACCGGGTCACGAAACAGAGTTCTGGTTCTTCAAAGGAAGTCAAAGCATGA
- a CDS encoding PaaI family thioesterase — protein sequence MNTELHQVLNVWDRIRVNSPIYAFLLNDVEIYSAQKGKINARVRVTSHHLNSKNTLHGAFSACVTDWAGGLAIASCGHDSTGVSTDIHVNYMSTATTGDWLEIEGCADKVGKTLAFTTVIISKKSEEGKMTIVAKGSHTKYLRTT from the coding sequence ATGAACACTGAGCTCCATCAGGTCCTGAATGTTTGGGACCGTATCCGTGTTAACAGCCCAATATACGCGTTCCTTCTCAACGACGTTGAAATCTATAGCGCGCAAAAAGGGAAAATTAATGCTCGCGTTCGTGTTACTTCTCATCATTTGAATTCCAAAAACACACTGCACGGTGCTTTTTCCGCATGTGTCACTGATTGGGCTGGTGGGCTTGCCATCGCGTCCTGTGGCCATGACTCTACAGGTGTGAGCACCGACATCCATGTCAATTACATGTCAACGGCCACGACAGGGGATTGGCTTGAGATCGAAGGATGTGCAGATAAGGTTGGGAAGACACTTGCTTTCACGACAGTAATCATTTCCAAAAAATCagaggaggggaagatgacTATCGTTGCCAAAGGTTCACATACGAAATACCTCAGAACCACCTGA
- a CDS encoding bifunctional aminopeptidase/epoxide hydrolase has product MTTVVNLPRDPNTLSNYNNWVSTHITANFDILFDQRKLAGNVIHRFRSTTDGESNHIILDTNHLDIGSVKVNGQPSEWEYLPRLEPYGTPLKIKLDQGVKLNETIEVDISVQTTEKCTALQWLTPAQTSNKKHPYMFSQCQAIHARSIFPCQDTPDVKCTLDFNITSPLPVIASGLPVRGSSEAPKSDGKTLYKFHQKVPIPSYLFALASGDISEAPIGPRSVVATSPDKLGECQWELEADTEKFINAIEKIVYPYVWGEYNVLILPPSFPYGGMENPIFTFATPSIISKDRENIDVIAHELAHSWSGNLVTNASWEHFWLNEGWTTYLERRLRHGEPYRHFSAIIGWKALTDSVEHFGPEHDFTKLITNLKGMDPDDAFSSIPYEKGFNFLFHLENLVGKSKFDRFIPHYFNKYKGKSLDSYEFKSTILDFFKDDSDASTALNELDWDSWFYAPGLPPKPDFDTSLVDVVYDLAKKWLSLPKSSFKPQPEDIRGLTANQVVVFLEQILVSERQLTPELSKLMGEIYGLAASQNIEVANLYFQVGLQAGDASVVEPTADLLGKIGRMKFVRPLYRKLAKFDRKRALDTFEKHKGFYHPICRAMVEKDLFGKKDE; this is encoded by the exons ATGACGACCGTTGTCAACCTCCCTAGGGATCCAAATACCCTGAGCAATTACAATAATTGGGTGTCTACTCATATTACTGCAAATTTCGACATCCTTTTTGATCAGAGAAAGCTTGCTGGAAATGTGATCCATCGGTTCCGTTCTACCACTGATGGCGAGTCTAATCATATCATCCTGGACACCAACCATCTCGATATTGGTAGTGTGAAAGTCAACGGACAGCCATCCGAGTGGGAGTATCTTCCCCGACTGGAACCGTACGGCACCCCTCTCAAGATCAAGCTCGATCAAGGTGTGAAACTCAACGAAACTATTGAGGTCGAC ATATCCGTCCAAACCACTGAGAAGTGTACTGCTCTTCAATGGCTGACACCTGCTCAAACATCAAATAAGAAGCACCCTTATATGT TCTCTCAGTGCCAGGCTATACACGCCCGGTCCATCTTCCCCTGTCAAGATACGCCGGATGTCAAGTGTACGCTGGACTTCAACATCACTTCGCCTCTTCCGGTGATTGCCAGTGGACTCCCCGTTCGGGGTTCATCTGAGGCTCCGAAGTCCGATGGTAAGACTTTATACAAGTTCCACCAAAAGGTCCCAATTCCAAGTTATCTTTTTGCGTTAGCCAGCGG TGATATCTCTGAAGCCCCGATTGGGCCCCGTAGCGTTGTTGCAACTAGTCCCGACAAGCTCGGCGAGTGTCAATGGGAGCTCGAAGCAGATACTGAGAAATTCATCAACGCAATCGAG AAAATTGTTTACCCTTACGTTTGGGGAGAATATAATGTGTTGATCCTTCCCCCCAGTTTTCCGTACGGGGGAATGGAAAATCCAATCTTTACATTTGCCACCCCTAGTATCATCTCAAAG GATCGGGAAAATATCGACGTTATTGCTCATGAGCTTGCGCATAGCTGGAGCGGTAACCTTGTCACTAATGCCTCGTGGGAGCATTTCTGGTTGAACGAAGGCTGGACTACTTACCTCGAGAGACGG CTGCG CCACGGCGAGCCTTATCGTCATTTCTCCGCCATCATTGGATGGAAGGCTCTCACAGACTCTGTAGAGCACTTCGGTCCTGAGCATGACTTTACCAAACTTATCACCAACCTGAAGGGCATGGACCCAGATGACGCTTTCTCAAGCATTCCGTACGAGAAGGGATTCAATTTTTTATTCCACCTGGAGAATCTGGTTGGAAAGAGCAAGTTCGATCGTTTCATCCCTCAC TACTTCAATAAATACAAGGGCAAGTCACTTGACTCCTATGAATTTAAGAGCACGatcttggatttcttcaagGATGATTCAGATGCCTCGACAGCACTGAACGAGCTCGATTGGGACAGCTGGTTCTATGCCCCTGGTCTCCCTCCGAAGCCGGATTTCGACACGTCGCTCGTTGATGTTGTCTATGATTTAGCTAAAAAGTGGCTATCTTTGCCTAAATCTTCCTTCAAGCCTCAGCCAGAGGATATCCGAGGCTTGACCGCGAATCAAGTCGTGGTCTTTTTGGAACAGATTCTCGTGTCTGAGCGTCAGCTGACTCCTGAATTGTCTAAGCTGATGGGCGAAATTTACGGGCTTGCGGCGAGCCAGAATATCGAGGTGGCCAACCTTTACTTCCAAGTCGGTCTGCAGGCAGGCGATGCAAGTGTTGTTGAACCTACGGCAGATCTCCTTGGCAAGATTGGTCGAATGAAATTCGTGCGACCCTT GTATCGGAAATTGGCAAAGTTTGACCGTAAGCGTGCCCTTGACACGTTTGAGAAGCATAAAGGTTTCTACCATCCTATTTGCCGTGCCATGGTTGAAAAGGACCTTTTCGGTAAGAAAGACGAATAG
- a CDS encoding Zn(II)2Cys6 transcription factor — translation MTPSPERDLVLDSATAGGTTESQVSKKKRSNSELTEYPRRRATIACQICRLRKTRCNGARPRCQLCTDLDADCVYREPGIKLDAGDKLIIERLNRIEGLLQSTLVGQATHLPLSSTSPTTSNDTNAGSDDAVAKASTIAAMSGRTSVAGLGSWVNPPTSISTMPKVHTTPALHLLQWPLIRDLVAGPYDPQTLLQLEMAREPLRLPSAAGFDLSNTTTYVQSFFERVNVWYACVNPYTWTRYYSRAVSLGFREGPESCLVLLVLALGSASHYGSISFIPSDMDPPGLPYFAAAWNLLPSVMMRNSVLAAQCIILASAYLFYLVRPLEAWTLLSNASMKLQLLFGDPARVPLQWRELSVRVYWNALLYESDLLAELDLPHSGIVHFEEVVDLPGGFEEEEDEEDDEADNEDRQSSLVEGSVGREELWYFLAEIALRRLLNRVSHMIYQKDNSLTLGSLGPIVSELDFQLSQWYESLPQPVQFPLNHTPISNPVQTVLRLRYYACRTIIYRPYILAVFENENAATDQVVRECCRRCLEATLRQLENITSHREGHLPYLWQGALSMVSQTLLIMGATMSPGLSSLLPPGFRVDAIISSVMAEVERYAHLAPSLKLSAEIIRDAEKRRQICLRSTSRRV, via the exons ATGACGCCCTCTCCAGAGAGAGACTTGGTCCTCGACTCGGCCACTGCAGGTGGCACTACCGAATCTCAAGTCAGCAAGAAAAAGCGATCCAACTCGGAGCTGACAGAATACCCTCGGAGACGTGCGACGATCGCA TGCCAGATATGTCGCTTGCGAAAGACTCGATGTAACGGCGCACGCCCGAGGTGTCAACTTTGTACAGACCTAGACGCAGACTGTGTCTACAGGGAACCAGGCATCAAACTCGATGCTGGTGACAAACTAATCATTGAGAGGTTGAATAGAATCGAGGGTCTACTTCAATCTACTCTGGTGGGACAAGCAACTCATCTCCCATTGTCTTCAACATCCCCTACCACCAGCAATGATACGAATGCGGGCAGCGATGATGCGGTCGCCAAGGCGTCCACTATCGCCGCCATGTCTGGGAGAACCTCCGTTGCCGGCCTTGGGTCCTGGGTGAACCCACCAACGAGCATCTCAACGATGCCCAAGGTGCACACTACTCCCGCGCTACACCTTCTACAATGGCCCCTCATTCGGGACCTGGTCGCTGGTCCCTACGATCCACAGACGTTATTGCAGCTTGAAATGGCCCGCGAACCGCTGAGGCTTCCTTCCGCTGCAGGGTTCGACTTGTCCAATACAACAACGTATGTACAGTCTTTTTTCGAGCGGGTCAATGTCTGGTACGCCTGTGTGAACCCATACACTTGGACACGCTACTACAGTAGAGCCGTCTCTCTGGGATTCCGAGAGGGACCTGAAAGCTGCCTTGTCCTCTTAGTCTTGGCTCTCGGCAGCGCCAGTCACTACGGAAGCATCTCGTTCATTCCTTCAGATATGGACCCCCCAGGACTACCTTACTTTGCAGCAGCGTGGAATCTTCTGCCATCGGTAATGATGCGCAACTCTGTTCTGGCTGCTCAGTGCATCATCCTTGCGTCTGCCTACTTATTCTACCTAGTCAGACCGCTGGAGGCTTGGACCCTCCTCTCCAATGCTAGTATGAAATTACAATTACTCTTCGGGGACCCCGCCCGTGTACCCCTTCAGTGGAGAGAACTGAGTGTGAGAGTGTACTGGAATGCTCTCTTATATGAGAGCGACTTGCTGGCAGAGTTGGATCTGCCTCACTCGGGCATTGTGCACTTCGAAGAAGTTGTCGACCTTCCCGGTGgcttcgaggaggaggaggacgaagaagatgatgaagctgaCAATGAAGATCGTCAAAGCAGCTTGGTGGAGGGCTCGGTAGGCCGCGAGGAACTGTGGTATTTCCTTGCTGAGATAGCTCTTCGGCGACTCTTGAATCGCGTCAGCCATATGATATACCAGAAAGACAACTCGCTAACTCTTGGATCACTTGGGCCCATTGTCTCGGAGCTGGATTTCCAACTTTCCCAGTGGTATGAAAGTCTCCCTCAACCAGTCCAGTTCCCCCTCAACCACACACCGATTTCCAACCCCGTCCAGACAGTCCTCCGATTGCGATACTACGCGTGCCGGACTATAATATACCGGCCATACATCTTAGCTGTCTTTGAGAATGAGAACGCTGCAACTGATCAGGTAGTAAGGGAATGCTGCCGGCGGTGCTTGGAGGCCACGCTGCGCCAGCTGGAAAATATCACCAGTCACCGCGAAGGCCATCTTCCCTATCTCTGGCAGGGCGCGCTCTCTATGGTGTCGCAGACATTGTTGATTATGGGGGCCACGATGTCCCCCGGACTCTCCAGTTTATTACCTCCGGGATTCCGAGTGGATGCGATAATATCCAGTGTGATGGCCGAGGTTGAGAGATACGCACACCTTGCGCCGAGCCTCAAATTATCTGCAGAGATCATTCGCGACGCAGAGAAGCGCCGGCAAATTTGTCTCAGGTCGACCAGTCGACGAGTATAG
- a CDS encoding mitochondrial inner membrane protease ATP23: protein MSDSQPCSTPSTRGKSDSGYIPGDDTWTQWRNIFAILTGQMTDEGKEQFRIARDIRNEAADCKRCEDQRDYLLQYRGDLSSHNIYCRRCTSRKAGGFDPEYGILLCANEMKDQGHLEDTMAHEMVHAYDHLRFKVDWTDNLRHAACTEIRASSLSGECRWAREFFRRGQWKFTQQHQECVRRRAILSVRARPGCKDEAHAEKVVNEVWDSCFRDTRPFDEIYR, encoded by the exons ATGTCAGATTCGCAACCTTGCTCAACTCCTTCTACCCGCGGCAAGTCTGATAGTGGATATATCCCTGGAGATGACACATGGACCCAATGGCGCAATATATTTGCTATCTTGACGGGACAGATGACGGATGAGGGAAAGGAACAGTTCCGGATTGCACGAGATATCCGCAATGAAGCCGCAGATTGCAAGCGCTGTGAAGATCAAAGAGACTACCTATTACAGTACA GGGGCGATCTTTCCAGTCACAATATCTATTGCCGACGCTGTACGAGCAGAAAGGCTGGGGGTTTTGATCCGGAATATGGCATCTTACTTTGCGCGAACGAGATGAAGGACCAAGGGCATCTGGAGGACACAATGGCACATGAGATGGTTCATGCATACGACCACTTGAGATTTAAGGTGGACTGGACGGATAATTTGAGGCATGCGGCTTGCACAGAG ATCCGAGCAAGCTCCCTCAGTGGTGAGTGCAGATGGGCGCGAGAATTCTTCAGACGTGGTCAGTGGAAATTCACTCAGCAACATCAGGAATGTGTAAGAAGAAGGGCCATCTTGTCAGTAAGAGCTAGACCTGGATGCAAGGATGAAGCCCATGCGGAGAAAGTGGTCAATGAGGTTTGGGACAGCTGTTTCAGAGACACGCGGCCCTTCGACGAGATTTACCGTTGA
- a CDS encoding glutamate 5-kinase produces the protein MPSQRLTIVIKLGTSSIVDENTHEPILSILTLIVETAAKLRRDGHNVVLVSSGAVGVGLRRMDVDERPKYLPRIQALAAVGQCRLMSLWDGLFSHLRLPVAQILLTRNDIADRTQYINAQNTFAQLFDMGVIPIVNENDTLAVSEIKFGDNDTLSAITAAMVKADYLFLMTDVDCLYTSNPRHNPDAKPIEVVSDISSLEADVSSAGSSLGTGGMSTKIVAAKLATSAGVTTVITKSSKPGNVLEIVKYLQQSQRGILGQSSTVETTPSESQSPLSPPLHTRFLPSDTPIQSRSFWLLHGLKPRGSLYIDHGAYSALLNKASLLPAGVVGVDGHFGQQEAVRLVVVERLSPDSLNGDFLHHGQEPREVGRALVNYGSTEIARIKGHRSTHIYSLLGYADSEYIALRENISFFRSDDSVRQ, from the exons ATGCCGTCGCAGCGTCTCACCATTGTAATAAAACTAG GGACGAGCTCCATAGTTGATGAGAATACCCACGAGCCCATTCTCTCGATCTTGACCTTAATCGTCGAGACAGCCGCCAAGCTACGTAGGGATGGGCATAATGTAGTCCTCGTTTCTTCTGGCGCTGTTGGCGTTGGTTTGCGGAGGATGGATGTGGACGAGAGACCCAAATATCTTCCTCGCATACAG GCGCTAGCAGCTGTCGGACAATGCAGACTCATGAGCCTGTGGGACGGTTTATTTTCACACCTTCGACTCCCTGTAGCGCAGATCCTCTTAACCAGGAATGACATTGCGGAT AGGACACAATACATCAATGCTCAAAACACCTTCGCCCAGTTGTTTGATATGGGAGTCATTCCCATCGTTAACGAGAACGATACGCTGGCGGTTTCT GAAATCAAATTCGGTGATAATGACACTTTATCGGCCATAACGGCGGCCATGGTGAAGGCCGACTACCTCTTTTTGATGACGGATGTTGACTGCCTATATACCTCGAACCCTCGTCACAACCCGGATGCTAAGCCCATCGAGGTGGTTTCCGACATCTCTTCTCTGGAAGCCGATGTGTCGTCTGCTGGTTCATCACTCGGGACTGGTGGAATGAGCACAAAGATTGTAGCTGCAAAATTAGCAACTAGTGCCGGAGTGACGACTGTGATTACCAAGAGTTCCAAACCGGGCAATGTTCTCGAGATCGTAAAGTATCTCCAGCAATCACAACGAGGTATCTTGGGACAGTCTTCAACGGTAGAGACAACGCCGTCAGAGTCACAATCACCGTTGTCGCCGCCTCTACATACGCGGTTTTTACCTTCAGACACACCAATTCAATCCCGGTCATTCTGGCTCCTGCATGGTCTCAAGCCACGTGGGAGTCTGTACATCGACCATGGGGCATATAGCGCTCTTTTGAACAAAGCCAGTCTCCTACCAGCAGGTGTCGTCGGTGTGGATGGCCACTTCGGTCAACAGGAAGCCGTGCGACTGGTTGTTGTTGAGCGACTCTCGCCAGACTCTCTCAACGGAGACTTCCTCCACCACGGGCAGGAACCCAGGGAAGTTGGCCGTGCACTGGTCAATTACGGCAGTACTGAGATTGCACGCATAAAGGGTCACAGAAGCACACACATTTACTCCTTGCTGGGATATGCTGATAGCGAATACATTGCTCTTCGGGAGAATATATCCTTTTTTCGGTCGGATGATTCCGTACGCCAATAG
- a CDS encoding transcriptional coactivator p15/PC4 family protein: protein MPSGPRKRMPSVSDDCNNSESFQQKKAKKEASISSSPHNMHNAVNWKIDANGDKFWELSKMRRVTISSFRGKTLVNIREYYEKDGQELPGKKGISLPIDQFSVLVTLLPDIEMALKETGEFVPRPDYPQANKKPSGDDSNETAHGAEFESKYSMKKNIEATSEED from the exons ATGCCGTCTGGGCCCAGGAAGCGCATGCCAAGTGTCAGTGATGACTGCAACAACAGTGAAagcttccagcagaagaaagcaaaaaaaGAAGCATCAATAAGTTCATCACCTCACAACATGCATAACGCAGTGAACTGGAAAATTGATGCAAATGGAGACAAATTCTGGGAGCTTTCTAAAATGCGTCGGGTCACTATCTCCTCCTTTCGAGGGAAGACACTCGTCAATATTAGAGAGTATTACGAGAAGGATGGGCAAGAGCTCCCCGGGAAAAAG GGCATTTCTTTACCAATCGACCAGTTCTCAGTTCTTGTAACATTGTTACCAGATATTGAAATGGCACTTAAAGAGACCGGGGAGTTTGTGCCGCGGCCAGATTATCCTCAGGCCAATAAAAAACCGAGTGGGGATGATAGCAATGAAACAGCCCATGGCGCGGAATTTGAGAGCAAATATTCAATGAAGAAGAATATTGAAGCAACCAGTGAGGAAGACTAG